In Streptomyces dangxiongensis, one DNA window encodes the following:
- a CDS encoding ABC transporter permease, with amino-acid sequence MALPVAFFALFFAWPVAAIVERGLKADGGWRLGRIADVVTQPDIRHVLWFTTWQALASTALTLLLALPAAYVFARLRFPGKQVLRAVVTVPFVLPTVVAGSAFLALLGHNGLLDQLWGVRLDTTVWAILLAHVFFNYAVVVRTVGGLWAQLDPRQEEAARMLGASPAKAWRQVTLPALAPAVAAAALMVFLFTFTSFGVVQILGGPTFSTLEVEIYRQTSEIFDLSTAAVLTLVQFVAVGAILVVHARTVRRRETALRLVDPKVTARRPRGGGQWALLAGVLLTIALLLVLPLAVLVRRSLDAPGFGYYRALTESDGGTFLVAPVHAVWTSLEYAVAATAIAVLVGGLAAAALARRDAGHLVRGFDALLMLPLGVSAVTVGFGFLIALDRPPLDLRQSWLLVPLAQALVGAPFVVRTMLPVLRAVDGRLREAAAVLGASPWRVWREVDLPLVRRALLVAAGFAFAVSLGEFGATVFIARPDNPTLPVAVARLLSRPGDLNYGQAMALSTILMVVCAAALLILERLLPQSRTDSTGGTPIDRTGEF; translated from the coding sequence ATGGCCCTGCCCGTCGCGTTCTTCGCGCTGTTCTTCGCCTGGCCCGTGGCCGCGATCGTCGAGCGCGGTCTGAAGGCGGACGGCGGCTGGCGGCTCGGACGGATCGCGGACGTCGTCACCCAGCCCGACATCCGGCACGTGCTGTGGTTCACCACCTGGCAGGCGCTGGCCTCCACCGCGCTCACCCTGCTGCTCGCGCTGCCCGCCGCCTACGTCTTCGCCCGCCTGCGCTTCCCGGGCAAGCAGGTGCTGCGGGCCGTCGTCACCGTCCCGTTCGTGCTCCCGACCGTCGTCGCCGGCAGCGCCTTCCTGGCCCTGCTCGGGCACAACGGGCTGCTCGACCAGCTATGGGGCGTACGGCTGGACACCACGGTGTGGGCGATCCTGCTGGCCCATGTGTTCTTCAACTACGCGGTCGTCGTCCGCACCGTCGGCGGCCTCTGGGCCCAGCTCGACCCACGCCAGGAGGAGGCCGCCCGGATGCTCGGCGCCTCCCCGGCGAAGGCCTGGCGGCAGGTCACCCTGCCCGCGCTCGCGCCCGCCGTGGCCGCCGCCGCGCTGATGGTGTTCCTGTTCACCTTCACCTCCTTCGGCGTGGTGCAGATCCTCGGCGGCCCCACCTTCTCCACCCTGGAGGTGGAGATCTACCGGCAGACCTCCGAGATCTTCGACCTGTCCACGGCCGCCGTCCTCACCCTCGTCCAGTTCGTCGCCGTCGGCGCGATCCTCGTCGTGCACGCCCGGACCGTACGGCGGCGGGAGACGGCCCTGCGCCTGGTCGATCCGAAGGTGACCGCCCGTCGGCCGCGCGGCGGCGGACAGTGGGCGCTGCTCGCCGGGGTCCTCCTGACGATCGCCCTGCTCCTGGTGCTGCCGCTCGCCGTGCTCGTCCGGCGCTCCCTCGACGCACCGGGGTTCGGCTACTACCGGGCGCTGACCGAATCCGACGGCGGTACGTTCCTGGTGGCGCCCGTGCACGCCGTGTGGACCTCGCTGGAGTACGCCGTCGCCGCCACCGCCATCGCCGTCCTGGTCGGCGGTCTCGCCGCTGCAGCGCTGGCCCGGCGGGACGCGGGACACCTGGTACGGGGCTTCGACGCGCTGCTGATGCTGCCGCTCGGCGTCTCCGCCGTGACCGTCGGTTTCGGTTTCCTGATCGCGCTGGACAGGCCGCCGCTGGACCTGCGCCAGTCGTGGCTCCTCGTGCCGCTCGCGCAGGCGCTGGTGGGTGCCCCCTTCGTCGTACGGACCATGCTGCCCGTGCTGCGCGCGGTGGACGGACGTCTGCGGGAGGCGGCGGCCGTGCTCGGGGCCTCGCCGTGGCGGGTGTGGCGGGAGGTGGACCTGCCGCTGGTGCGGCGGGCGCTGCTGGTCGCGGCCGGGTTCGCGTTCGCCGTGTCGCTGGGGGAGTTCGGGGCGACCGTGTTCATCGCCCGCCCCGACAATCCCACGCTTCCGGTCGCCGTGGCCCGCCTGCTGAGCCGTCCCGGCGACCTCAACTACGGCCAGGCCATGGCCCTTTCGACCATTCTCATGGTGGTGTGCGCGGCCGCGTTGCTCATCCTGGAGCGGCTGCTCCCCCAGTCTCGAACAGACTCGACCGGGGGGACCCCCATCGACCGGACAGGGGAGTTCTGA
- a CDS encoding aspartate aminotransferase family protein yields the protein MSSKDLSRTAYDHLWMHFTRMSSYENSPVPTIVRGEGTYIYDDKGKRYLDGLAGLFVVQAGHGRTELAEAAFKQAQELAFFPVWSYAHPKAVELAERLADYAPGDLNKVFFTTGGGEAVETAWKLAKQYFKLQGKPTKYKVISRAVAYHGTPQGALSITGLPALKAPFEPLVPGAHKVPNTNIYRAPIFGDDPEAFGRWAADQIEQEILFEGPETVAAVFLEPVQNAGGCFPPPPGYFQRVREICDQYDVLLVSDEVICAFGRLGTMFACDKFDYVPDMITCAKGMTSGYSPIGACIVSDRIAEPFYKGDNTFLHGYTFGGHPVSAAVGLANLDLFERENLTQHVLDNEGAFLSTLQKLHDLPIVGDVRGNGFFYGIELVKDKNTKESFNDEETERVLYGYLSKALFDNGLYCRADDRGDPVVQLAPPLISDQGTFDEIEQILRATLSEAWTKL from the coding sequence GTGAGCTCCAAGGACCTCAGCCGCACCGCGTACGACCACCTGTGGATGCACTTCACCCGCATGTCCTCGTACGAGAACTCCCCCGTCCCCACCATCGTCCGGGGTGAGGGCACCTACATCTACGACGACAAGGGCAAGCGCTACCTCGACGGTCTCGCGGGTCTGTTCGTGGTCCAGGCCGGTCACGGCCGTACGGAACTCGCCGAGGCCGCGTTCAAGCAGGCCCAGGAGCTGGCCTTCTTCCCGGTGTGGTCCTACGCCCACCCCAAGGCCGTCGAGCTGGCCGAGCGCCTGGCCGACTACGCCCCGGGCGACCTGAACAAGGTCTTCTTCACCACCGGTGGCGGCGAGGCCGTCGAGACCGCCTGGAAGCTCGCCAAGCAGTACTTCAAGCTCCAGGGCAAGCCGACCAAGTACAAGGTCATCTCGCGTGCGGTCGCCTACCACGGCACCCCGCAGGGCGCCCTGTCCATCACCGGCCTGCCGGCCCTGAAGGCCCCCTTCGAGCCGCTGGTCCCGGGCGCCCACAAGGTCCCGAACACCAACATCTACCGCGCCCCGATCTTCGGTGACGACCCCGAGGCCTTCGGCCGCTGGGCCGCCGACCAGATCGAGCAGGAGATCCTCTTCGAGGGCCCCGAGACCGTCGCGGCCGTCTTCCTGGAGCCGGTGCAGAACGCCGGCGGCTGCTTCCCGCCGCCGCCCGGGTACTTCCAGCGCGTGCGCGAGATCTGCGACCAGTACGACGTCCTGCTCGTCTCCGACGAGGTCATCTGCGCCTTCGGCCGCCTGGGCACGATGTTCGCCTGCGACAAGTTCGACTACGTCCCGGACATGATCACCTGCGCCAAGGGCATGACCTCGGGCTACTCCCCGATCGGCGCCTGCATCGTCTCCGACCGGATCGCCGAGCCGTTCTACAAGGGTGACAACACCTTCCTGCACGGCTACACCTTCGGCGGCCACCCGGTGTCGGCCGCGGTGGGTCTGGCCAACCTCGACCTGTTCGAGCGGGAGAACCTCACCCAGCACGTGCTGGACAACGAGGGCGCGTTCCTGTCGACCCTCCAGAAGCTGCACGACCTGCCGATCGTCGGCGACGTCCGCGGCAACGGCTTCTTCTACGGCATCGAGCTGGTGAAGGACAAGAACACCAAGGAGTCCTTCAACGACGAGGAGACCGAGCGCGTCCTGTACGGCTACCTCTCCAAGGCGCTGTTCGACAACGGCCTGTACTGCCGTGCCGACGACCGCGGCGACCCGGTCGTCCAGCTCGCCCCGCCGCTGATCTCCGACCAGGGGACCTTCGACGAGATCGAGCAGATCCTGCGCGCGACGCTGAGCGAGGCGTGGACCAAGCTCTGA
- a CDS encoding ABC transporter ATP-binding protein, which translates to MLLSLDAATVRLGGRAVLDAVGLDVAEHEVVCVLGPSGSGKSTLLRAVAGLQPLDSGRVLLDGREQTHVPAHKRGMGLMFQDHQLFPQRDVGANVAFGLRMHGVAKDERDAEVGQLLELVGLPGAARRAVASLSGGEQQRVALARALAPRPQLLMLDEPLGQLDRSLRERLVVELRELFGRLGTTVLAVTHDQGEAFALADRVVVMRDGRIAQSGTPLEVWQRPADAFVARFLGFDNVVGATVTGAVADSPWGKLPVPDGSAQGARTVLVRPAGIRLVAADQGLPCTVTARTFRGTHVAVRLQPERAPWLEAACALRDAPELGGVVGVEFDVSETVVLD; encoded by the coding sequence ATGCTGCTGAGCCTCGACGCCGCGACCGTGCGCCTCGGCGGACGGGCCGTGCTCGACGCCGTCGGCCTCGACGTCGCCGAGCACGAGGTGGTGTGCGTGCTCGGGCCCAGCGGCAGCGGCAAGTCGACCCTGCTCAGGGCGGTGGCGGGACTGCAACCCCTGGACTCCGGGAGGGTCTTGCTCGACGGCCGCGAGCAGACGCACGTCCCCGCGCACAAGCGGGGGATGGGGCTCATGTTCCAGGACCACCAGCTCTTCCCGCAGCGGGACGTCGGCGCGAACGTCGCGTTCGGGCTGCGGATGCACGGCGTCGCCAAGGACGAACGGGACGCCGAGGTCGGGCAGTTGCTGGAGCTGGTCGGGCTGCCCGGTGCCGCCCGGCGGGCCGTGGCCTCCCTGTCCGGCGGCGAACAGCAGCGGGTCGCACTGGCCCGCGCCCTCGCGCCCCGGCCCCAACTGCTCATGCTGGACGAGCCGCTCGGTCAGCTCGACCGCTCGCTGCGGGAACGGCTGGTGGTGGAACTGCGGGAGCTGTTCGGGCGGTTGGGCACCACCGTGCTCGCGGTGACCCACGACCAGGGGGAGGCGTTCGCGCTGGCCGACCGGGTGGTGGTGATGCGCGACGGGCGGATCGCGCAGTCGGGCACGCCGCTGGAGGTCTGGCAGCGGCCCGCCGACGCGTTCGTGGCCCGTTTCCTCGGTTTCGACAACGTGGTCGGGGCGACCGTCACCGGAGCGGTCGCCGACAGCCCCTGGGGCAAGCTGCCGGTGCCCGACGGCTCGGCGCAGGGTGCCCGCACGGTCCTCGTCCGGCCCGCCGGGATCCGGCTGGTGGCCGCCGACCAGGGGCTGCCCTGCACGGTCACCGCCCGTACCTTCCGGGGCACCCACGTGGCCGTCCGTCTCCAGCCGGAGCGGGCCCCGTGGCTGGAGGCGGCGTGCGCGCTGCGGGACGCGCCGGAGCTGGGTGGCGTGGTCGGGGTGGAGTTCGACGTGTCCGAAACCGTCGTGCTCGACTGA
- a CDS encoding LAETG motif-containing sortase-dependent surface protein produces MTRRSVRRSVHVLGVASGSAALMLGLAGSALACDIKDFSAEARCDGAEGVIVVTDTDASAADATVSVFLEGDGGVETKVGEQPVKGSKEGARITFPEQWKPSATYRIHVKAPDVDRDVKPDLVTPSTACKAESRPPKPTASTTPSPSSSASASASVSASASPPASTPAGSATPSPAASGSSSAAAGTPGNAPSPAVGDSNLAETGADSHTGLIAGLAAALVVVGGGAVYVGTRRRGAKHSG; encoded by the coding sequence ATGACTCGCCGTAGCGTACGCCGTTCCGTGCACGTTCTGGGTGTCGCCTCCGGGTCGGCGGCGCTGATGCTGGGCCTGGCCGGCTCCGCGCTCGCCTGCGACATCAAAGACTTCTCCGCCGAAGCCAGGTGCGACGGCGCCGAGGGCGTCATCGTCGTCACCGACACGGACGCCTCCGCCGCCGACGCCACCGTCAGTGTCTTCCTCGAGGGCGACGGCGGCGTCGAGACGAAGGTCGGCGAACAGCCGGTCAAGGGGTCGAAGGAGGGCGCCCGGATAACGTTCCCCGAACAGTGGAAGCCGAGCGCCACCTACCGGATCCACGTCAAGGCCCCCGATGTCGACCGTGACGTCAAGCCCGACCTGGTGACCCCGTCCACCGCCTGCAAGGCCGAGAGCCGGCCCCCGAAGCCGACGGCCTCCACGACACCCTCACCGTCCTCCTCGGCGTCGGCGTCGGCGTCGGTCTCGGCGTCCGCGTCCCCGCCCGCGTCGACCCCGGCCGGATCGGCGACCCCCTCACCGGCGGCCTCCGGGTCCAGCTCCGCCGCGGCCGGCACGCCGGGCAACGCGCCGTCCCCGGCGGTCGGTGACTCCAACCTCGCCGAGACCGGTGCCGACTCCCACACCGGCCTGATCGCCGGCCTCGCGGCGGCCCTGGTGGTCGTCGGTGGCGGCGCGGTCTACGTCGGTACGCGCCGCCGCGGGGCGAAGCACAGCGGCTGA
- a CDS encoding LOG family protein yields the protein MHPIPAQPPRPAHDHEIESLAEFDEVVAEHGTLAGFRVQAVDLTGRTDALLRLDSTGAVFLGCPMDPEAAARIRSAGALVFPPVPGLPFDPYRGFVYTPDELFDALAQGYEATPDARAYAWFQRTKADGDIFSSMLRAIHDDAVSDALDELLVGARVVGVMGGHAMARGTTAYAGAARLGRALTRAGYTVATGGGPGAMEAANLGAYAAPFGDDMLEDALRLLAKAPSFRPSVTDWARAAFEVRERWPGGGTSVGIPTWFYGHEPPNAFAAHLAKYFANATREDGLLARSTAGVVFLPGAAGTVQEIFDNATPNYYGSRGEPTPMVLVDSAHWTRDLPAWPLLQSLARGRAMESRIALVDRIEQAPDAIKRLGG from the coding sequence GTGCATCCGATACCCGCCCAGCCGCCCCGTCCCGCCCACGACCACGAGATCGAGTCCCTCGCCGAGTTCGACGAGGTGGTCGCCGAGCACGGCACACTCGCCGGGTTCCGCGTCCAGGCCGTGGACCTGACCGGTCGTACGGACGCCCTGCTCCGTCTCGACAGCACCGGCGCCGTCTTCCTCGGCTGCCCGATGGATCCCGAGGCCGCCGCCCGCATCCGGTCGGCCGGCGCCCTGGTCTTCCCGCCGGTCCCCGGGCTCCCCTTCGACCCGTACCGGGGCTTCGTCTACACGCCGGACGAGCTGTTCGACGCACTGGCCCAGGGGTACGAGGCGACACCGGACGCGCGCGCGTACGCCTGGTTCCAGCGGACGAAGGCCGACGGTGACATCTTCTCCTCGATGCTGCGGGCGATCCACGACGACGCCGTCTCCGACGCCCTGGACGAACTCCTCGTCGGTGCCCGGGTGGTGGGGGTCATGGGCGGCCACGCGATGGCCCGCGGCACGACCGCCTACGCGGGTGCCGCCCGGCTGGGACGCGCCCTGACCCGCGCCGGGTACACGGTCGCCACCGGCGGCGGGCCGGGCGCGATGGAGGCCGCCAACCTCGGCGCGTACGCCGCGCCCTTCGGCGACGACATGCTGGAGGACGCGCTCCGGCTGCTGGCCAAGGCGCCCTCGTTCCGGCCGTCGGTCACGGACTGGGCGCGGGCCGCCTTCGAGGTGCGCGAGCGCTGGCCGGGGGGCGGGACATCGGTGGGCATCCCCACCTGGTTCTACGGCCACGAACCGCCGAACGCCTTCGCCGCGCACCTCGCCAAGTACTTCGCCAACGCCACCCGCGAGGACGGCCTGCTGGCCCGTTCCACCGCCGGGGTGGTGTTCCTGCCGGGCGCGGCCGGGACCGTACAGGAGATCTTCGACAACGCGACGCCCAACTACTACGGGTCACGTGGGGAACCGACCCCGATGGTGCTCGTGGACAGCGCGCACTGGACCCGGGACCTGCCGGCCTGGCCGTTGCTGCAGTCGCTGGCGCGGGGCCGGGCGATGGAGTCCCGTATCGCCCTCGTTGACCGGATCGAGCAGGCGCCGGACGCCATCAAACGTCTGGGCGGTTAA
- a CDS encoding VOC family protein, whose product MYQQMIFVNLPVTDLDASKRFFTELGYTINPQFSDEKAAAVVISDTIVAMLLTRPFYATFTKKEIADATTTSEVMLCLSAESREQVDELVDRAISAGGTASGESQDHGSMYGRAFEDLDGHIWEVMWMDPAVIQG is encoded by the coding sequence ATGTACCAGCAGATGATCTTCGTGAACCTGCCCGTGACCGACCTCGACGCCTCGAAGAGGTTCTTCACGGAACTCGGCTACACGATCAACCCGCAGTTCAGCGACGAGAAGGCCGCTGCCGTGGTGATCAGCGACACCATCGTGGCGATGCTGCTGACGAGGCCGTTCTACGCGACCTTCACCAAGAAGGAGATCGCCGACGCGACGACCACCAGCGAGGTGATGCTCTGTCTGAGCGCCGAGAGCCGTGAGCAGGTGGACGAGCTGGTCGACCGGGCGATCTCGGCCGGCGGCACGGCGAGCGGCGAGAGCCAGGACCACGGTTCCATGTACGGCCGCGCCTTCGAGGACCTCGACGGCCACATCTGGGAGGTCATGTGGATGGATCCGGCCGTGATCCAGGGCTGA
- a CDS encoding cytochrome P450, with product MPLDPAPVPPSAPSPPQVRFWPVDDLPALDPDPFLDEVLREEPVTRIKLPYGEGHAWLVTRYEDIRFVVSDPRFSREQVVGRDVTSMRPAPVASQTAGLQYIDPPRHNRLRRVVARAFTGGSMRRLRPLAERRAAELLDGMERAGAPADLMEHLHGPFPIAVIRDFLGVDEKDWHRWAETGEALLSAGAESEKRAAQVARANRARIAELLQRRREEPRDDLAGVLAQAVGTGEITDDEAISLATAVQVSGGHAVRNNSGSMMYALLTHPGHMDRLRREPELLPRAVDELFRYVPHRNGVGIPRVAVEDVTVGGRLIRAGEVVYNAYVAANRDPEVFPDPDALDFDRENRAHLAFGHGPHHCLAAIMARMEAEVVIGTVLTRFPGIRLAVPPEEVEFQRQGLIRGPRTLPVTW from the coding sequence ATGCCCCTCGACCCAGCCCCCGTCCCGCCCTCCGCCCCGTCTCCGCCGCAGGTGAGGTTCTGGCCCGTCGACGACCTGCCCGCACTCGACCCGGACCCGTTCCTGGACGAGGTGCTGCGCGAGGAGCCGGTGACCCGGATCAAGCTGCCGTACGGGGAGGGCCACGCCTGGCTGGTCACCCGGTACGAGGACATCCGCTTCGTCGTCTCCGACCCGCGCTTCTCCCGGGAACAGGTCGTCGGCCGCGACGTCACCAGCATGCGCCCGGCGCCGGTGGCCTCGCAGACGGCGGGCCTGCAGTACATCGACCCGCCCCGGCACAACCGGCTGCGCCGGGTCGTCGCCCGCGCGTTCACCGGTGGAAGCATGCGGCGGCTGCGCCCGCTGGCCGAGCGCCGGGCCGCCGAACTGCTCGACGGGATGGAACGCGCCGGCGCGCCGGCCGACCTCATGGAACACCTGCACGGCCCCTTCCCGATCGCCGTGATCCGCGATTTCCTCGGCGTGGACGAGAAGGACTGGCACCGCTGGGCGGAGACGGGCGAGGCCCTGCTGTCCGCGGGCGCCGAGTCCGAGAAGCGCGCCGCACAGGTGGCCCGGGCCAACCGCGCCCGCATCGCCGAACTGCTCCAGCGCCGCCGCGAGGAGCCCCGCGACGACCTGGCCGGGGTACTGGCCCAGGCCGTCGGGACGGGCGAGATCACCGACGACGAGGCGATCTCCCTCGCCACCGCGGTCCAGGTCAGCGGTGGCCACGCCGTCCGCAACAACAGCGGCTCGATGATGTACGCGCTGCTCACCCACCCCGGGCACATGGACCGGCTGCGCCGCGAGCCCGAGCTGCTGCCCCGGGCCGTGGACGAGCTGTTCCGCTACGTCCCGCACCGCAACGGCGTCGGCATCCCCCGGGTCGCCGTCGAGGACGTCACCGTCGGCGGCCGGCTGATCCGGGCCGGTGAGGTCGTCTACAACGCGTACGTCGCCGCCAACCGCGATCCCGAGGTCTTCCCCGACCCGGACGCCCTGGACTTCGACCGCGAGAACCGGGCCCACCTGGCCTTCGGGCACGGCCCGCACCACTGCCTGGCCGCCATCATGGCCCGCATGGAGGCCGAGGTGGTGATCGGCACGGTCCTCACCCGCTTCCCCGGCATCCGGCTGGCCGTGCCCCCGGAGGAGGTCGAATTCCAGCGCCAGGGCCTGATCCGCGGCCCGAGGACCCTGCCCGTGACCTGGTGA
- a CDS encoding thiamine ABC transporter substrate-binding protein gives MHNKTLVAVAAGLGLLALPALTGCGSSDTGKSTDSRTVTLVSHNSWNVSKSVLKDFEKRSGYQVKVLEDGDAGQAVNKAILTKDNPQGDVLFGVDNTLLSRALDNGLFQPYRPKGSDTVLPRYRVDGARHRVTPVDTGDICVNYDKAYFDAHRLTPPRTFADLAEPRYKNLLVTENAATSSPGLGFLLGSAAQFGDGGWQGYWKKLRANGVKVVDGWDQAYDQEFSGSTQGRKAGGDRPLVVSYASSPPAEVIYAKKRPATAPTGVASGTCFRQTEYAGLLSNARNPKGGKAFLDFLLSKEFQEDMPLSMFVYPVREAAQVPPDFLKYGPQAADPRTMAPDRIAANRDQWVKTWTSLVLR, from the coding sequence GTGCACAACAAGACCCTCGTGGCCGTGGCGGCGGGGCTCGGTCTCCTCGCCCTGCCCGCACTGACCGGGTGCGGGTCGTCGGACACCGGGAAGTCCACGGACTCCAGGACCGTCACCCTCGTCAGCCACAACTCCTGGAACGTCTCGAAGAGCGTCCTGAAGGACTTCGAGAAGCGGTCCGGGTACCAGGTCAAGGTCCTGGAGGACGGCGATGCCGGCCAGGCCGTCAACAAGGCGATCCTCACCAAGGACAACCCGCAGGGTGACGTCCTCTTCGGCGTCGACAACACCCTGCTCTCCCGGGCCCTGGACAACGGGCTGTTCCAGCCGTACCGGCCCAAGGGATCCGACACCGTCCTGCCGCGGTACCGGGTCGACGGGGCCCGGCACCGCGTCACGCCCGTCGACACCGGCGACATCTGCGTCAACTACGACAAGGCCTACTTCGACGCGCACCGGCTGACCCCGCCGCGGACCTTCGCCGACCTGGCCGAACCCCGGTACAAGAACCTGCTCGTCACCGAGAACGCGGCCACCTCCTCGCCGGGCCTCGGCTTCCTCCTCGGCAGTGCCGCACAGTTCGGCGACGGGGGCTGGCAGGGCTACTGGAAGAAGCTCCGGGCCAACGGCGTCAAGGTCGTCGACGGCTGGGACCAGGCGTACGACCAGGAGTTCTCCGGCTCCACCCAGGGCAGGAAGGCCGGCGGCGACCGCCCGCTCGTGGTGTCGTACGCCTCCTCCCCGCCCGCCGAGGTGATCTACGCCAAGAAGCGGCCCGCCACCGCCCCGACCGGGGTGGCGAGCGGCACCTGCTTCCGGCAGACCGAGTACGCGGGGCTGCTGAGCAACGCCCGCAACCCCAAGGGCGGCAAGGCGTTCCTCGACTTCCTGCTCAGCAAGGAGTTCCAGGAGGACATGCCGCTGAGCATGTTCGTCTACCCGGTGCGCGAGGCCGCCCAGGTGCCGCCGGACTTCCTGAAGTACGGTCCCCAGGCCGCGGATCCCCGGACCATGGCCCCCGACCGGATCGCCGCCAACCGCGACCAGTGGGTCAAGACGTGGACGTCACTCGTACTGAGGTAG
- a CDS encoding ABC transporter ATP-binding protein: MESPPDNDVLWARSLHFRHRDGSPGLAGVSLGVREGEILAVSGPRGSGKTTLLRCLSGQVPVGTGEVWFNSAPVHTLGPVARERLRRDRFGWIDPEPVLIPELNVWENAALPLMLRGTGRRRAKAAALEWLERLDVGDRARSRPRELRQAERQRVAIARALAPAPTVLFADEPTATLHRADRTHVLRTLTTAARSHGITVVLATHDADTAALADRTVNLLDGRRVHTVHLPDAPDAEGRAACSLSA, translated from the coding sequence ATGGAGTCCCCGCCGGACAACGACGTGCTCTGGGCACGCTCCCTGCACTTCAGGCACCGCGACGGCTCCCCCGGCCTCGCCGGGGTGTCGCTCGGCGTACGGGAGGGCGAGATCCTCGCCGTCAGCGGCCCACGCGGCAGCGGCAAGACGACCCTGCTGCGCTGTCTGTCCGGCCAGGTACCGGTGGGCACCGGCGAGGTCTGGTTCAACAGCGCCCCCGTGCACACCCTCGGCCCGGTGGCCCGCGAGCGGCTGCGCCGGGACCGCTTCGGCTGGATCGACCCCGAACCGGTGCTGATCCCCGAGCTGAACGTCTGGGAGAACGCGGCCCTCCCGCTGATGCTGCGCGGCACCGGGCGCCGTCGCGCCAAGGCCGCCGCGCTGGAGTGGCTGGAGCGGCTCGACGTCGGCGACAGGGCCCGCAGCCGCCCGCGGGAACTGCGGCAGGCCGAACGCCAGCGCGTCGCCATCGCCCGCGCGCTCGCCCCCGCCCCGACGGTCCTCTTCGCCGACGAACCCACGGCCACCCTGCACCGCGCCGACCGCACCCACGTCCTGCGCACCCTGACCACGGCCGCCCGCTCGCACGGCATCACGGTCGTCCTCGCCACGCACGACGCCGACACCGCCGCCCTCGCCGACCGCACGGTGAACCTGCTGGACGGGCGGCGCGTGCACACCGTGCACCTGCCGGACGCCCCCGACGCGGAAGGCCGGGCCGCGTGCTCGCTCTCCGCCTGA
- the rlmN gene encoding 23S rRNA (adenine(2503)-C(2))-methyltransferase RlmN has product MPKPGELTFVAPRGAKKPPRHLADLTPAERKDAVAEIGEKPFRAKQLAQHYFARYAHDPEQWTDIPAGSRGRLREALLPELMTVVRHLSTDQGTTRKTLWRLFDGTLVESVLMRYPDRVTMCISSQAGCGMNCPFCATGQAGLDRNLSTAEIVHQIVDGMRALRDGEVPGGPARLSNIVFMGMGEPLANYKRVVGAVRALTDPAPDGLGLSQRGITVSTVGLVPAIHRFADEGFKCRLAISLHAPDDELRDTLVPVNTRWKVREVLDAGFEYTERSGRRLSIEYALIRDINDQAWRGDRLGRLLRGRPVHVNLIPLNPTPGSKWTASRPEDEKAFVEAIAAHGVPVTVRDTRGQEIDGACGQLAATER; this is encoded by the coding sequence ATGCCTAAGCCCGGAGAACTCACCTTTGTCGCGCCGCGCGGAGCCAAGAAGCCGCCGCGGCATCTCGCCGACCTCACGCCCGCCGAGCGCAAGGACGCGGTGGCCGAGATCGGTGAGAAGCCGTTCCGTGCCAAGCAGCTCGCGCAGCACTACTTCGCGCGGTACGCGCACGACCCCGAGCAGTGGACCGACATCCCCGCCGGGTCGCGCGGCAGGCTGCGCGAAGCGCTGTTGCCGGAGCTGATGACGGTCGTCCGGCATCTGTCGACCGACCAGGGGACCACGCGCAAGACGCTGTGGCGGCTGTTCGACGGCACGCTGGTCGAGTCCGTGCTGATGCGGTACCCGGACCGGGTCACCATGTGCATCAGCTCGCAGGCCGGATGCGGGATGAACTGCCCGTTCTGCGCCACCGGGCAGGCCGGCCTGGACCGGAACCTGTCCACCGCCGAGATCGTGCACCAGATCGTGGACGGGATGCGGGCGCTGCGGGACGGGGAGGTGCCGGGCGGACCGGCACGGCTGTCCAACATCGTCTTCATGGGCATGGGCGAGCCCCTCGCCAACTACAAGCGGGTCGTCGGCGCCGTCCGGGCGCTCACCGACCCGGCCCCGGACGGACTGGGCCTGTCCCAGCGCGGGATCACCGTCTCGACCGTCGGGCTGGTGCCGGCCATCCACCGGTTCGCCGACGAGGGTTTCAAGTGCCGGCTCGCGATCTCCCTGCACGCCCCCGACGACGAGCTGCGCGACACCCTCGTCCCCGTGAACACGCGGTGGAAGGTGCGCGAGGTGCTGGACGCCGGCTTCGAGTACACCGAGAGGTCGGGCCGCCGGCTGTCGATCGAGTACGCGCTGATCCGGGACATCAACGACCAGGCCTGGCGCGGTGACCGGCTGGGCCGGCTGCTCCGGGGCAGGCCCGTGCACGTCAACCTCATCCCGCTCAACCCGACCCCGGGCTCGAAGTGGACGGCCTCCCGGCCGGAGGACGAGAAGGCGTTCGTGGAAGCCATCGCCGCGCACGGCGTGCCGGTGACCGTCCGGGACACCCGCGGGCAGGAGATCGACGGGGCCTGCGGTCAGCTCGCGGCCACCGAGCGGTAA